One part of the Arachidicoccus terrestris genome encodes these proteins:
- a CDS encoding DNA-3-methyladenine glycosylase family protein: MEYFVHLQKDKHLRKALLSPLPPLQVRSGAPIRLIQSIMGQQLSVRVAQVLHERFFRLCGRKNPSLKLISDLDPTQLRSIGLSNAKSQYVLNVARFCLDNKVTDKRLQGMESEEVIEWLTQIKGVGRWTVEMLLMFTLGRENIFAVDDLGIQLAMASLYKLDRADKKQFRRQVLEISDGWSPYKTYGCMHLWAFKDNTPA; encoded by the coding sequence ATGGAATATTTTGTCCATCTCCAAAAGGATAAACATTTACGAAAGGCACTTTTAAGCCCGCTGCCTCCGCTGCAAGTGAGATCAGGAGCGCCTATCCGGCTGATTCAGTCTATTATGGGCCAGCAACTCAGCGTCCGAGTCGCCCAAGTACTCCATGAGCGCTTTTTCAGACTCTGTGGCCGAAAAAATCCCTCCCTTAAGCTAATCAGCGACCTGGATCCAACGCAGCTTCGCTCCATTGGTCTCAGTAATGCTAAATCCCAGTATGTGCTGAATGTAGCCCGGTTCTGTCTGGATAACAAAGTAACCGATAAAAGGCTCCAGGGCATGGAATCTGAGGAGGTTATCGAATGGCTGACCCAGATCAAGGGCGTAGGGCGCTGGACAGTTGAAATGCTTTTAATGTTCACCCTGGGCCGCGAAAATATCTTTGCTGTGGATGATCTGGGTATTCAGCTGGCCATGGCCAGCTTATATAAACTTGATCGTGCAGACAAAAAGCAGTTCCGCCGTCAGGTGTTGGAGATTTCTGACGGGTGGAGCCCCTATAAAACGTACGGATGTATGCATTTATGGGCTTTTAAGGACAATACCCCTGCCTGA
- the efp gene encoding elongation factor P, whose translation MATTSDISRGLILKLDNNLYSVVEFGENKTARAAAKVWAKLKGVDNNRTIEKTWNSGETIFPVRVEKHAFQYLYKDETGYNLMNNETFEQITLAEEMIDAPQFLKDGSEVNVFINTETEQPIGAELPEKIVLQVTYCEPGLKGDTATRATKPATLETGATVNVPLFVNEGELIRINTKTGDYVERVKE comes from the coding sequence ATGGCTACAACTTCTGATATCAGTCGTGGTTTAATCCTGAAATTAGACAATAACCTGTACTCTGTCGTAGAGTTCGGAGAAAATAAAACCGCAAGAGCCGCGGCCAAAGTATGGGCAAAGTTAAAAGGGGTGGATAACAACCGTACGATTGAAAAGACCTGGAACAGTGGAGAGACCATTTTTCCTGTCAGAGTAGAAAAACACGCATTTCAGTACCTATATAAAGATGAAACCGGGTATAATCTGATGAATAATGAGACATTTGAGCAGATTACCCTCGCTGAAGAAATGATTGATGCCCCCCAATTCCTAAAGGACGGTAGCGAAGTCAATGTATTTATCAATACAGAAACAGAACAGCCCATTGGTGCTGAATTACCTGAAAAAATTGTTCTGCAGGTAACTTATTGTGAACCCGGCCTGAAAGGCGATACCGCTACCCGTGCCACCAAGCCTGCCACGCTGGAAACAGGCGCTACTGTCAATGTGCCGCTTTTTGTCAATGAAGGGGAATTGATCCGTATCAATACAAAGACCGGGGATTACGTAGAAAGAGTGAAGGAGTAG
- the accB gene encoding acetyl-CoA carboxylase biotin carboxyl carrier protein yields the protein MEYKQIQELIKTINKSNIGELSIEEKDFKITIKQKKENIQTFVNAQPIQPNFLPQAAAPAPLPQQGPAPAAEKKAAAADTSNLVTIKSPMIGTFYRRASPDKPLLVEVGQEVKPGQSVCIIEAMKLFNEIESEVSGTVVKVLVDDASPVEFDQPLFLVEPQ from the coding sequence ATGGAATATAAACAGATCCAGGAACTTATCAAGACGATTAACAAAAGCAATATAGGCGAGCTTTCCATCGAGGAGAAGGATTTCAAGATCACCATCAAGCAGAAAAAGGAAAACATCCAGACTTTTGTTAATGCGCAGCCCATTCAACCGAATTTTCTGCCACAGGCGGCAGCACCCGCTCCATTGCCTCAGCAAGGTCCAGCACCCGCTGCTGAAAAGAAAGCAGCGGCAGCCGATACGAGCAACCTGGTCACCATCAAGAGCCCGATGATCGGCACATTTTACCGTCGCGCCTCCCCGGATAAGCCCTTACTCGTTGAAGTGGGACAGGAAGTAAAACCCGGACAGTCTGTCTGTATAATTGAAGCCATGAAACTGTTCAATGAAATCGAAAGCGAGGTGTCAGGTACGGTTGTAAAAGTACTGGTAGATGACGCCTCTCCGGTGGAATTCGATCAGCCTTTATTTTTGGTAGAACCCCAATAA